The Branchiostoma floridae strain S238N-H82 chromosome 17, Bfl_VNyyK, whole genome shotgun sequence genome has a window encoding:
- the LOC118404250 gene encoding maternal B9.10 protein-like: MKDEIAAAVVYLTRLVRKSGNLNKDQVDRFADKLTAIMVERFKNHWYPDCPEKGQAYRCIRLQESEPVDTVLEMAAVEAGLRYQDLGLANSIIMWVDPMEVSCRFGHGFDRTVHTIARFDNREPTIQYPRPSSADGKISPDFQYYPAPIQSIPIVNNSNSIYNKPGMMFVKQGFLPPMAHKTGRVGPPADKYHWVNKNKPVTAN, translated from the exons ATGAAGGACGAAATCGCAGCAGCTGTAGTCTACTTGACCAGACTGGTTAGGAAAAGTGGCAACTTGAACAAAGACCAG GTCGATAGATTCGCGGACAAACTGACCGCCATCATGGTAGAACGGTTTAAGAACCACTGGTATCCCGACTGTCCGGAGAAGGGCCAGGCGTACCGGTGTATACGACTTCAGGAGAGCGAACCCGTAGACACTGTACTCGAGATGGCGGCCGTCGAAGCCGGGCTGAGATATCAGGACTTGGGCCTCGCAAACTCCATCATCATGTGGGTCGACCCTATGGAAGTCTCATGCAG GTTTGGTCATGGCTTCGATAGAACGGTCCACACCATCGCAAGATTCGACAACAGGGAACCAACGATCCAATATCCTCGTCCGTCGTCAGCCGACGGGAAAATCTCGCCCGACTTCCAGTACTATCCTGCGCCCATCCAGTCCATCCCCATCGTGAACAACTCCAACAGCATCTACAATAAGCCTGGCATGATGTTCGTTAAGCAGGGGTTTCTCCCACCAATGGCGCACAAGACAGGCCGCGTAGGGCCGCCCGCGGACAAGTACCACTGGGTAAACAAGAACAAACCGGTCACGGCAAACTAG
- the LOC118405036 gene encoding probable serine racemase: MEGKMTDLNGDLLTIEQISGARQVLQTSGLCFHTPVLHHVQTLCGLDSDIDLYLKLENMQNTGSFKIRGLVNQMTHISDSAVRGQTHLISMSCGNFGKAFAYMVQQKGLKGTVFMPDTASASRAELIKSYGVGVKMVPMAELEPAVNKCLMDSNTMNLFHDNIDVMAGNGRNPPGIFCGYVYLAILEHNGQLDCYRFAIAQPTVFVCCFAPCVTTSVGLEILEDVPDPDVVVVCCGGGGLLGGTAAAIKLSGRSNTRVYGVEPEGAPSMYESRKAVKPVVVQGKTKVLGLAPPYTGYNAFRLNVEFVDDVVLVSDDEIVAAVKRLFSRGLVVEPAGAAAFAAVMSGKIPDVKGKKVVVVITGGNVTTQELNKICG, encoded by the exons ATGGAAG GAAAGATGACTGACCTCAATGGTGACCTCCTAACCATAGAGCAGATATCGGGTGCCAGACAGGTGCTGCAGACCAGTGGCCTGTGTTTCCACACCCCTGTACTGCACCATGTACAGACTCTGTGTGGGCTGGACTCCGACATAGATCTGTACCTCAAACTGGAGAATATGCAGAACACGG GTTCCTTTAAGATCCGAGGATTAGTGAACCAGATGACCCACATCTCAGATTCCGCGGTCCGAGGACAGACCCATCTCATCAGTATGTCGTGTGGGAACTTTGGGAAGGCGTTTGCCTACATGGTCCAGCAGAAGGGTCTGAAGGGGACGGTGTTCATGCCTGACACTGCATCGGCCAGCAGGGCTGAGCTCATCAAG AGTTATGGCGTCGGTGTAAAGATGGTGCCCATGGCTGAGTTGGAACCTGCGGTGAACAAGTGTCTCATGGATAGCAACACCATGAATCTTTTTCATGATAACATCGATGTCATGGCTGGGAATGGCAG GAACCCTCCTGGGATATTCTGCGGTTACGTGTACCTGGCTATTTTGGAGCATAACGGGCAACTGGAttgttacaggtttgcgatagcacaaCCT ACTGTTTTTGTGTGCTGTTTTGCTCCTTGTGTGACTACTAGTGTGGGGCTGGAGATATTAGAGGACGTTCCTGACCCGGATGTGGTGGTGGTGTGCTGTGGAGGGGGAGGTTTGCTAGGTGGAACAGCCGCAGCCATCAAGCTGTCAGGACGGAGCAACACACGAGTGTACGGCGTAGAACCGGAAGGAG CGCCCTCTATGTATGAAAGCAGAAAGGCAGTCAAACCTGTGGTAGTCCAAGGAAAGACCAAAGTATTAGGACTGGCGCCACCCTATACAG GTTACAATGCTTTCAGACTCAACGTAGAGTTCGTAGACGATGTAGTTCTGGTCAGCGATGACGAGATCGTCGCGGCGGTGAAGCGGCTGTTCTCCCGGGGACTGGTGGTGGAGCCGGCGGGCGCTGCGGCCTTTGCCGCGGTCATGTCCGGCAAGATACCGGACGTCAAGGGGAAGAAAGTAGTCGTTGTCATAACTGGAGGGAACGTCACAACTCAAGAACTGAACAAGATCTGTGGATAA
- the LOC118404249 gene encoding juvenile hormone acid O-methyltransferase-like, giving the protein MNATKAEHYSQNSSIQHSVGVAVLKQYMEWEEGDTVLDAGCGTGEICKFISQQPGVASVLGFDVSPDFVSYASQHNSAANILYHVADISDASTIKPEWQGSFSKVISFFVLHWVKDKTAALKALHSCLKPGGEVLLILGTDENKSIQTKLKMTEHHKWKPYFHDFLPNLFPWPSSDLSNQHSGLLEECGFEVLFYHRKEHQILFESREKMRETFRAVYPHLRYIPQDKHEEFLHDVEKMARETLLITGDYKITEESRVVRARKL; this is encoded by the exons ATGAACGCAACGAAGGCTGAGCACTATTCCCAAAACAGCTCCATCCAGCACAGTGTTGGAGTTGCGGTGCTGAAACAGTACATGGAGTGGGAGGAGGGCGACACCGTTTTGGACGCAGGATGCGGCACGGGGGAGATCTGCAAGTTCATCTCCCAACAGCCAGGGGTCGCTTCTGTGCTGGGCTTTGATGTGTCACCTGATTTCGTCAG cTATGCCAGTCAACACAACTCCGCAGCAAACATTCTCTACCACGTAGCCGACATCTCTGACGCATCCACCATCAAGCCGGAATGGCAAGGTTCTTTCAGTAAGGTCATTTCATTCTTTGTGCTACACTGGGTGAAAGACAAAACTGCAGCGCTGAAAGCACTCCATTCATGCCTAAAGCCTGGTGGAGAAGTCTTGCTGATTTTGGGCACTGACGAAAACAAGTCAATTCAAACTAAGCTGAAGATGACAGAGCATCACAAGTGGAAACCCTACTTTCACGATTTCTTGCCCAACTTGTTTCCATGGCCTTCTAGCGATCTCTCGAACCAACATAGCGGCCTTTTGGAGgagtgcggttttgaggtcctCTTCTATCACCGAAAAGAGCACCAGATACTGTTCGAGTCCAGGGAAAAGATGAGGGAAACTTTTCGCGCAGTATATCCACACCTTCGCTATATTCCCCAAGACAAGCATGAGGAATTCTTGCATGACGTAGAAAAGATGGCAAGAGAAACCCTCCTTATAACTGGAGATTACAAAATAACCGAAGAATCTCGTGTTGTTCGAGCTCGCAAGTTGTAA
- the LOC118404065 gene encoding uncharacterized protein LOC118404065, with the protein MAPGGDNDELDGLFQDRNTENTDKDTDCCLWFKNHSGVAACLASGLFIGIVPATSRYIQDSGYTAFQINFFNDLLLFIAVLCVVAYQRKSLLPTNCGQVFRLVFQGVGRFVGTLCQIQAYRYAPPATAETIINPSTIVFVVILSCIFIKEMPTCATIFGSLWCMAGIALLGYSSITNKDTSTQDTDDVVLGTVLAIAAGLLFAMLSVNIKILLESTSKTMVLTYAYTTATVLSGVATIFTTKTWYLEPTTAGLLFANCVSRCTSIVLMYVGLKHVEVNAAMALFQVDAFSAFGLQWAILGIAPTMFDGFGLACILIGTISIAIWEGLVLWIEDKHSKLIKQLEFNATLPYDDM; encoded by the exons ATGGCACCGGGTGGTGACAACGATGAGTTGGACGGACTTTTTCAAGATAGGAATACTGAAAATACAGACAAGGACACAGACTGCTGCCTCTGGTTCAAG AATCATTCTGGGGTGGCCGCCTGCCTAGCATCCGGACTTTTCATAGGGATTGTTCCTGCAACGTCACGATACATACAAGACAGTGGATACACGGCATTTCAGATCAACTTCTTCAACGATCTACTACTTTTCATCGCTGTTCTGTGTGTCGTCGCTTACCAGCGGAAAAGCCTCCTCCCTACGAACTGTGGACAGGTCTTCCGCTTGGTTTTCCAGGGAGTAGGTCGGTTTGTTGGCACGCTGTGCCAGATCCAAGCCTATCGCTACGCTCCTCCGGCCACTGCTGAGACCATTATCAACCCCAGCACGATCGTTTTCGTTGTGAttctttcctgcattttcatcaAAGAG ATGCCAACATGTGCCACCATATTCGGCAGTCTATGGTGTATGGCAGGCATTGCTCTCCTTGGTTATAGTAGCATCACCAACAAGGACACCTCAACACAAGACACAGACGATGTTGTTCTGGGAACAGTTCTAGCCATCGCTGCAGGTTTGCTGTTCGCCATGCTGAGCGTTAACATCAAAATCCTTCTGGAATCCACCTCGAAAACGATGGTCTTGACATACGCTTACACCACAGCAACAGTTTTGTCAGGAGTAGCAACGATTTTTACCACCAAAACTTGGTACCTAGAGCCTACTACTGCAGGATTATTGTTTGCAAACTGTGTAAGTCGCTGTACTTCAATAGTACTCATGTACGTTGGGTTGAAGCATGTTGAGGTCAACGCAGCAATGGCGTTGTTTCAGGTCGACGCGTTTTCGGCATTTGGACTGCAGTGGGCAATACTCGGCATTGCTCCGACCATGTTTGACGGATTTGGTCTTGCATGTATATTGATAGGAACGATCTCTATTGCTATTTGGGAGGGACTAGTCCTTTGGATAGAAGACAAACACAGTAAATTGATCAAACAGTTGGAATTTAATGCCACATTACCGTACGATGACATGTAA